One genomic segment of Rhizobium viscosum includes these proteins:
- a CDS encoding DMT family transporter produces MLIGILCGLATCALWGLSFVAPRVVAPYTAIDLTVARYGLFAVVSLILMINPRFRPVGLRRSLVLTGIALGSVGYVGYFMSISYAVRYAGTAIPPLVIGTMPVLLAIIANLRDQVIGWRALAIPLILIAIGIGWVNVSIFATTSAGDQTGILLGIVAALIGLALWVTYGMMSAAVMQSQDTPSAMHWTALQGIGAGIGALVLLPFTSLGETVSFTGAQTFHFVLWAAVMGIAGSWLATLCWMIASHLLPLALAAQLIVAETVFGLFYGFLFEQRMPTVPEAGGAILQLIGVGMAIAIFTPKRVKQA; encoded by the coding sequence ATGCTGATCGGCATCCTCTGCGGTCTGGCCACCTGTGCCCTATGGGGCCTAAGCTTTGTCGCCCCGCGCGTCGTCGCGCCCTATACGGCGATCGACCTGACAGTGGCACGCTACGGGCTCTTTGCCGTCGTCAGCCTTATCCTGATGATCAATCCGCGCTTTCGTCCAGTCGGTTTGCGGCGGTCACTTGTTCTGACCGGCATCGCGCTCGGCAGCGTCGGCTATGTCGGTTATTTCATGAGTATTTCCTATGCCGTGCGTTACGCGGGCACTGCCATCCCACCGCTCGTCATCGGCACGATGCCCGTACTGCTTGCCATCATCGCCAATCTCAGGGATCAGGTCATCGGCTGGAGAGCACTGGCCATACCGCTGATCCTGATAGCCATCGGCATCGGCTGGGTGAATGTCTCGATCTTCGCCACGACATCCGCCGGCGATCAGACGGGGATCCTGCTCGGGATCGTCGCCGCTCTGATCGGACTGGCGCTCTGGGTCACCTATGGCATGATGAGCGCTGCCGTCATGCAGTCGCAGGATACGCCAAGCGCCATGCATTGGACCGCTCTGCAGGGGATCGGCGCCGGCATCGGCGCACTCGTCCTCCTGCCCTTCACCTCGCTCGGGGAGACAGTCAGCTTCACCGGCGCGCAGACCTTTCACTTCGTGCTCTGGGCAGCCGTCATGGGCATTGCCGGCTCATGGCTCGCCACGCTGTGCTGGATGATTGCCTCGCACCTTCTGCCGCTGGCGCTTGCCGCCCAGCTGATCGTCGCAGAAACCGTCTTCGGCCTTTTCTACGGCTTTCTGTTCGAACAGCGCATGCCGACCGTGCCCGAAGCCGGCGGCGCCATCCTCCAGTTGATCGGCGTCGGCATGGCGATTGCGATCTTCACGCCGAAGCGGGTCAAACAAGCGTGA